The region TACTTGTTTGATATCGTCATGCCCTCTTTAGGGTACTGGCGAGTCAATAATTTTTTGCAGTTTCTTAACCTATATTTAACCCATTGATAATTTTTCCTTAATAACCTTTTTATATTATAGCATATGGAATGTAATATAAATTTAGGGGGAAAATTTTATGAAAAGAAACAAATTACTATTATTTGGACTTGTATCTACTCTAATAATTGGACTTCCAAAAAACATTGTAAATGCTGACACCGTAAGTAACACACCGTACAATATCAACTTTCAAATGGGAGGTAATTCATCTGAAATGCGTTTCAATTGGTTCAGTAATTATAATAATGGTTCTGAACTTCAAATTGCAAAAGCAAGTGATGTACAAAATGGTCAATTTCCTTCAAATTCTATAATTAACGGAACAACTAGTCAAGCAACTGCTACCCAAAGTGTTGAAAACAACCCCGGGAACCCAAATGAGCCAGCTGTAGATGCTTCAACTGGTAAAAACGAGTTTGCTAATAGAGCTTCTGCTAGTGGATTAACTCCTTCAACAAAATATGTTTATCGTGTTGGTGATGGAACAACCTGGAGTCCAACTTACTCTTTTACTACTGGTAATCCAAGTAATGGTTTCAATTTTGCAGTTTTTGGAGATCCACAAATCGGTGCTTTTGATAGCAATAAACACTCATCTCTTCCACACAGCAGTTTAACAGATGACCAAAATGCTTGGGCTAATACTCTTAAGGAAGTTACTTCAAACCCTGTTGACTTCTTATTTTCACTTGGTGATCAAGTAAATGATTATAGTGCTCTATCAAAGCAGCAGGATCAATACAAATCTTTTTTCAATCCCGATACAAATAAAAACTTTTTCCAGAGCTATCCTCTTGTTGCCTTCGAAGGTAACCACGACCATCAAATGGGTACCTATTACAGTTTCCACTATAATCATCCTAATCTTTCACCTTTAGGTCAAACATCAAACAGTAATGTTAACAACAATGATGGTGATTACTGGTTTACTTATGGAAACGTACTCTTTATGGTACTGAATGCAAACGATGCTCTTGATACAGCAGCTCACGATCAATTTATGCAGGAAGCAATTGCAGCTAATCCTAATGCAAAGTGGAAAGTTGTAGCTTGGCATCAATCTGCTTATAGTGAAGCAAACCACTCTAATAGTAATTCTGCCGACGATCCAATTATGACAATACGTAAAACCTGGCCTAAATTAATGGACAAATATGGCGTTGACATTGTTCTTCAAGGCCATGACCATGAATACACAAGAACTTTCCAAATGTATAATGGTACTCCTGTTGATACTAATAAAACTAACGCCGTAACAAATCCAAAAGGAACCGTATACTTTACACTTGATTCTGGAAGTGGAAGTAAATATTATGATTTTAATAGTGCGTCAGATCATACCTTCAGTAGTGTATTCTGGCAGCAATATGTACCTACTTATTCATATGTTACAATGAATGATTCTAAATTCACCATAAACACTGTTCGTACCGACACGGGAGCTTCAATCGATAACTATACAATTACTAAAACATCTTCATCTACTACTTCATCGCAAGGAACTGCTACTAATAATACAAGTAGTGCATCAACTAATACACCAGCTAATACATCAGCAAACAATAGTGCAAGTGGCAGTCAAATTAGCAATCCCAAAACTGGTGATAACAGTTCCAGTAATTTTGCTTTAGCCTCTTTAGCTGGAATTTCAGGAATTGCTGTTCTTGCATTCGTAGGCACAATAATTTATAAAAAGAAAGAAATAGAGAAGTAACAATACTGAAGAAACGTTAAAAAAACTTTATAAATCTAAGGCTTACAAATCGTAAAATACTTAGATGTTTCAATAACTCACTAGCGTTCAAACAAATTGAAACATCTAAGTATTTTGCGATTTGTAACCCAAGATTTATTAAATTTTTTTTAAATCGTTCCTTCAGCATTGTTACTTCTCTTACAGGTGATACAATGTAAAAATTCCTCCGTACCTACGGAATTTTAGAGTAAATCTTAGATTTATTAGCTTTATTCAATATTCAAAATCAATATCATTTAATAACAAATAATTTTATAGGAGCTGCTTATGTTAAAAAATAAAATGAATAATATAACTAAAACAATAATTTTAATATTTGCGTTATCAGTATACGTCATATGTGCCTATACTTTCAGCAGGCATCAAGCTTATTATAATATATATGGTCTTGGAAATGGTGACAAGATTTCATATGAAAGAGCTCGGGTTGTATCTATTGATTCACAAAATGTTGAACCAGACAAGCATTATAGAAATTTGCTTATAGGGTCACAGCAAATTACAATTCACATATTGACTGGTGAATATAAAGATAAAGAAATGAAAATTACAAATGGACTCAATTATGATACAAATTATCTACTTAAAGCTGGGGATAACATAGTTGTTTCAATAAATACTGCTGGAAATTCAAAAAATAAGAATGTTAATGTCTTTGTATATGGTCCTTACAGGCAACCTTGGCTTTACGTACTTATTGGCTTATTCGTTATAGCCTTATGTTTAATTGGAGGGAAACGTGGATTAAAGTCCGTTATTGGTATAGTTTTTACTATTACAAGTGTTATTTTTATTTTTGTTCCTCTAATATACAATGGTTTTTCTCCCATTTCAGCCTCTTTACTTATGGCAATATTTACTGCATGTGTAACTCTTATACTAACCACTGGATTTGAAATAAAAACTTTTTCAGCTATCCTGGGAACTGCAGTTGGTGTTGTACTTTCATCATTAATTTTACTGATTTTTGAGCATTTAACTTCTTTATCTGGCTATAACATGCCTGAATATGATTCACTTATGGCACTTTCCACTCATACTGGTCTACACGTGGATGAACTTCTATTTGCAGCAATTATTATTTCATCGCTGGGTGCAGTAATGGATATTGCAATTTCTATTGCCTCCTCCATTCAGGAAATATATGCTGCAAATCATAATTTAACTTCAAAAATGCTTTTTAAATCTGGGATTAATGTTGGACGTGACATGATGGGAACAATGGCAAATACTTTAATTCTTGCCTTTACAGGTACTTCCCTAAACATGCTTATTCTTATTTACTCTTACAATATGAATTACTATCAAATTTTCAATTCAAATACTATCACTATTGAAATTATACAGGCTATCTCTGGTAGTTTCGCTGTAATATTTACAGTACCACTTGTATCTTTTATTTCAGCAACACTCTTACCTTTGTTTTCTGGTGGCAATGCTAAAAACATAAATGTAGAAATACCTATACAAAACAATACAGATAAGAATTCAGTAAATCAAACTTGACTTCAATGATATATTAGTACCCATGATGATATAACACAATATTATAAAAGGAAATGGTTCAATTATGTTAAAAAAATTATCAAAATCTATAATGTTAAAACTGCATAATTTTAGAGATAAACTGCTTCAAATTTTAGATTGGTTTATCTCTACTAATATAAATATTCGCATTGGTATTATAGCTGCTTCAATGATATTTATTGTATCAATCATTGGATTTTCACTACATTATATAAACAAAAATCGCAATATAAATTTGAACAAAAAAATTGTACAAAAATATAAGCACCATTCTTCTAATGTACAGAATAGCCATTACCCTGCTCACATGCTTTCAGAGTTCTATAAATTATATGATACTAATCACGATATTAAAGGCTGGCTTTCAATTCCTAATACAGTAATTAATTATCCAGTGGTACAATCTACAGATAATGACTACTACCTTCATAATAATTTCAATAAAACAGCTGACCCCTACGGCTCACTTTTTCTTGATTACAGAAATAATATAAGCCCTCAATCTCAAAATATGATAATATATGGTCACAATATGAAGGACGGTCAGATGCTTACTTCCATAGTTAATTATCAGCAAACTGACTTCTATAAAACTTCACCCGTTATAACCTTTAACACAATATATGGTCATTGTTCATGGAAGGTATTTGCTGCCTTTATCACAAATGCTGATCCAAAGGATGGTTATGTTTTCAACTATCTTGTTACCAATTTTCCTTCAGACGATACTTTTAACAGTTTTATTAAAGAAGTGAGAGCACGTTCTCTAATAAACACTCCCTCTATAGATGTAGTTCCTGGTGATAACATTCTAACACTCTCAACCTGTTATTACAGCTCCAATAATGCACGTTTCGTTGTTATGGCTCGAAAAGTTCGACCACATGAAAGCACAGCTGTAGAGCCAGCTACAAGAAATGAGAATGCTCTTTCTCCTATGAGATCTATGGATAAGTAAAATATAAAGACTTAGCTAGAATTGAAACTGCTAAGTCTCGTAAATTATTATATTTTGCTATCTAAAAGCTTAATAAATCAACTTAAAATATCTCTAAATAATTATTTTCTAAAATGTTTTCCTACCATCAATAAGATTATACCACCAATAGCAATTGGTATGATACTAAAGTGTGACTTTTCTGCCGTATAATGATTATTCTTATATACTGGCTTGGCTGAATGGTGACTGGATGCTGTATGATGATTAATTACATTTGTATTATATATCTTTGCATTGGTATTATATATCTTTGCATTTTTTTTTGCATGAACTATTTTATGTTTAATTTTTTTTGCAGCTTTATACTTAACTATAGTTTTTACTTTTTTCAATTTTGCACTTATTGTTTTTGATTTGCTTACGCTGCTACTTAGTTTACTATTCTTAAAACTGCCAGATTTAAAACTTTTATCACTTGAAGATTTACTGCTAAAACTTCCAGAATGAAATCCACTTTTCGGTACACTACTCCCATTTGTTGAACTAGAATGAGACACAGAACTATTCTGAGAATTAGAACTAGAGCTACTATATGAACTATTACTAAAACTTGAATGTGAACTTCTAAAACTCCCTGAATGAAATCCTTTTGCAAAAACTGTTTCTCCTAATATGAAAATTAAGCATAATGCTAAACTAAGTATTGTTAAAAATTTGTTTCTTTTCATCTATTGTATCCCCCCATATTTGTTCATTAAGCTTTATAATTACCATAACAAATATATTTTTACATAAAACATTCCTATTACCAAATTATAATATTCTTACATTAAAAGTTAAAGTTTTTTATATAAAAAATAACAATAAACTTGTCAATAGTACTTTATTTTTAGACAAAAATAATGCCGCCTAGACTTAATAGTCTTTGACGACATTTTATTTTCTAAAGATAAAATTACAAAACTATTTAATAAATTAACTCCCCCGGCTTGTAGCCTTTAGGCAATTCCTCTTCACTTAAAAATTTGAAACTTTCATCACGCAGTATTGGCAAAAATACTTCGTATGGAATTCTTTGAAATTCACAGCCATAACTGCTAGCTCCAAACCATTTTCCATCTTTACTGCTAAGGTTTAAATCTCGTGCGAATTTTGTATAGTTTGAACAATCATGAACTACTAGGTCCCACTTTTCTTCATCTGCTATTTTCATGAATTTCAAAGCTAATTCCCTGCTCCACGTTGGAGAAATATAACCATGTCTAGCAATGTACATATTTTCTCCTTCATAATTACCTATGTTATTCTCATTTAAATGCAATTCTGCACAATTTATAAAGTCTAGCTTTGTATCTAAAATTGCCTGCTTTTTCTTAAAGAAACCTTCAAAGAGCTCAGGAGTCATTGGGGTTTCGATTCCTACTTGTTTAATATATTTCTTTGCAATTTTAATATTTTCAATAACCTTGTCCGAGCAATTAGAAGCTCCAAGATTGAAACGTATCTCATCAAGTCCAGCTTCTCCTAATGCTTTCAAGTTCTCTTCTGTAGCTAAAATTCCATTTGTATATAAATGTTGATGTACACCAGCAGTACTGAACTTCTTTATTACTGAATAATACTTTTCAATTTCCATAAATGGCTCTAAATAAACGTAGGCAACACCAGTGGGCTTCTTATGTATAGAAAGAAGTAAATCAATATCCTTATCATAAAATCTTGTACCTCCAATTTCCCACATACCTTCACCTATTGGAGGAAGATCTTCTAATTGTCCATAATCGTAGCAAAACTTACAGGCTGCATTACATTTATTTGTTTTCCTGATTGCACCTAATCCAGTACCCATCAAGCAAGAAACGCATCCCTTTGGAAATTTATTTTCATTTCCTACAAAAAAAGTTCTATCCTTTAAAGTTTTCAAACCTTTAATTTCCGACATTAACTTATCATTTCTATTATCAATTGCTGCCTCAATTTGTGCAAATACAGCGTAAATTATTTCTTGCTGTTTTGTCATAACTTCTTCGCCCTCAGGCAGCATTGCAAAAAATTCAAACCACGCTAGTGCATCTTTTTTTGAGATTTTCATAATATCTCCTCCTCTGTTTACTCTTATTATACCATTTTCAGCAATTTTTTTAACAAACTTTATTACTTTTTTCAATATTGAAATTAAAGTCATTACCATTGGTTACAATCATACTTAGTTAAATAAAAAAATGATAATTGCTATATCATAAAAAAGGTTATATAATGTACAACATAGCACCATTGATTATCATTATCATTAAATGGAGGTTAAATTTTTATGAGTGAAATTGCTAAAAGATTAAATCAATGCAAAAAACCAACTGGTGAATTAGGTAAAATTATAGTTGATGATATGAATTTAAGACATTTTGAATTAACTGATTGGGGACTAAAAAAGGTAAATATTAAAAATGATGATACCATACTTGATATAGGCTGCGGCGGTGGCAGGACTGTAAATAGAATGGCCTCTATAGCAAAAGATGGTAAAGTTTTTGGAATAGACTATTCCTTAGACTGTGTAAACTGGTCCAAAGATTACAATAAAAAATTTGTAACTAATAATAAAGTCGAAATTCTTCATGGTAGTGTAGAAAAAATGCCCTTTGAAAATGATAAATTCGATATTATAACAGCCGTAGAAACAATTTATTTTTGGCCAAATATACTTGAAAATTTTAAAGAGGTAAATAGAATTCTAAAGCCAAACGGAGTCTTTGCTATAATATGTGAAATGTATTCTAGTGAAAAGTTTAAGGAAAGAAATGATGAACTTATAGCTGCATCAAATATGAATTTATATACTCCTGATGAACTAAAAAACTTATTAAAGGATGCTGGATTTAATAATATATCTATAGACTCAATAGAAGAAAAAAATTGGCTATGCTGCATATGCTATAAATAATTAAAAGTAACAATGCTTCGTGGCGTTAAAAAATTCCTATAAATCTAAGCATTTTACAATTTTGGA is a window of Clostridium pasteurianum DNA encoding:
- a CDS encoding fibronectin type III domain-containing protein; the encoded protein is MKRNKLLLFGLVSTLIIGLPKNIVNADTVSNTPYNINFQMGGNSSEMRFNWFSNYNNGSELQIAKASDVQNGQFPSNSIINGTTSQATATQSVENNPGNPNEPAVDASTGKNEFANRASASGLTPSTKYVYRVGDGTTWSPTYSFTTGNPSNGFNFAVFGDPQIGAFDSNKHSSLPHSSLTDDQNAWANTLKEVTSNPVDFLFSLGDQVNDYSALSKQQDQYKSFFNPDTNKNFFQSYPLVAFEGNHDHQMGTYYSFHYNHPNLSPLGQTSNSNVNNNDGDYWFTYGNVLFMVLNANDALDTAAHDQFMQEAIAANPNAKWKVVAWHQSAYSEANHSNSNSADDPIMTIRKTWPKLMDKYGVDIVLQGHDHEYTRTFQMYNGTPVDTNKTNAVTNPKGTVYFTLDSGSGSKYYDFNSASDHTFSSVFWQQYVPTYSYVTMNDSKFTINTVRTDTGASIDNYTITKTSSSTTSSQGTATNNTSSASTNTPANTSANNSASGSQISNPKTGDNSSSNFALASLAGISGIAVLAFVGTIIYKKKEIEK
- a CDS encoding YibE/F family protein, with amino-acid sequence MLKNKMNNITKTIILIFALSVYVICAYTFSRHQAYYNIYGLGNGDKISYERARVVSIDSQNVEPDKHYRNLLIGSQQITIHILTGEYKDKEMKITNGLNYDTNYLLKAGDNIVVSINTAGNSKNKNVNVFVYGPYRQPWLYVLIGLFVIALCLIGGKRGLKSVIGIVFTITSVIFIFVPLIYNGFSPISASLLMAIFTACVTLILTTGFEIKTFSAILGTAVGVVLSSLILLIFEHLTSLSGYNMPEYDSLMALSTHTGLHVDELLFAAIIISSLGAVMDIAISIASSIQEIYAANHNLTSKMLFKSGINVGRDMMGTMANTLILAFTGTSLNMLILIYSYNMNYYQIFNSNTITIEIIQAISGSFAVIFTVPLVSFISATLLPLFSGGNAKNINVEIPIQNNTDKNSVNQT
- the srtB gene encoding class B sortase, encoding MLKKLSKSIMLKLHNFRDKLLQILDWFISTNINIRIGIIAASMIFIVSIIGFSLHYINKNRNINLNKKIVQKYKHHSSNVQNSHYPAHMLSEFYKLYDTNHDIKGWLSIPNTVINYPVVQSTDNDYYLHNNFNKTADPYGSLFLDYRNNISPQSQNMIIYGHNMKDGQMLTSIVNYQQTDFYKTSPVITFNTIYGHCSWKVFAAFITNADPKDGYVFNYLVTNFPSDDTFNSFIKEVRARSLINTPSIDVVPGDNILTLSTCYYSSNNARFVVMARKVRPHESTAVEPATRNENALSPMRSMDK
- a CDS encoding radical SAM protein; translation: MKISKKDALAWFEFFAMLPEGEEVMTKQQEIIYAVFAQIEAAIDNRNDKLMSEIKGLKTLKDRTFFVGNENKFPKGCVSCLMGTGLGAIRKTNKCNAACKFCYDYGQLEDLPPIGEGMWEIGGTRFYDKDIDLLLSIHKKPTGVAYVYLEPFMEIEKYYSVIKKFSTAGVHQHLYTNGILATEENLKALGEAGLDEIRFNLGASNCSDKVIENIKIAKKYIKQVGIETPMTPELFEGFFKKKQAILDTKLDFINCAELHLNENNIGNYEGENMYIARHGYISPTWSRELALKFMKIADEEKWDLVVHDCSNYTKFARDLNLSSKDGKWFGASSYGCEFQRIPYEVFLPILRDESFKFLSEEELPKGYKPGELIY
- a CDS encoding class I SAM-dependent methyltransferase; this translates as MSEIAKRLNQCKKPTGELGKIIVDDMNLRHFELTDWGLKKVNIKNDDTILDIGCGGGRTVNRMASIAKDGKVFGIDYSLDCVNWSKDYNKKFVTNNKVEILHGSVEKMPFENDKFDIITAVETIYFWPNILENFKEVNRILKPNGVFAIICEMYSSEKFKERNDELIAASNMNLYTPDELKNLLKDAGFNNISIDSIEEKNWLCCICYK